The Halovivax ruber XH-70 genome includes the window CGACGCTCGCGTCCGCCGTCAACCCCGACGTCCGCGACGACCTGGCCCACCTCCCGGCGCTTTCCTACTGGGAGGAGCCGCCGACCGCGTTCGTCGACCTGGCGACCGACGCCGGGTACGACGCGACCGGCCTCGAAGACCGTCGCAACGCCGTCGCGCTCGAGGCACACTATCAGTCGTACAACGACAAACGCGAACTGATCGCCGATCTGCTGTTCGACCCTGACGGCGATCTCGCAGCCCACGTCTCCGAGCAGTTCCGCGACAAACTCGAGACCGAACTCGAGACCGCTCGCGAGAACGCCGGCGTGCGCGGGACGAACGGCGTGACGATCACCGTCCTCGACACGGCGAAGTACACCCACCGCTTCGACTTCCCACCGACTGGCCTGCTCTTAGACGAGCTCCACCGTCGGGAGCGCAACCGGACGGAACCGCCGTTCGTCACCCTGGGCGTCGACGAGACCGAACTGCACGTCCGGGCGACCGACGCGGTCGACGTGCGTGACCTCGGCGACGCGATCGCGAGCGCCGTCCCAAACGCCGGCGTCCACACCGTCGGCGGCGCCGACGGCCACGTCGAGTTCCTCAAAGGCGAGCGCGCGGCCGTCCACGACGCGGCGATCGACGCACTCGGCGAGCTGCTCTCCTAGGATCACCACCTCCTGCGGATCGAGACGCCCGATAGCTCGTGCTATCGGTCCGATACGCTTATTCGCGGTCGTCCACCACCATGGCGTAGTGAGTACCGAGACGTCCGATCCGACCGAGACGGAGGCGTTCGAGCGGGTCTGTGAGACGCTGGTCGAGCGGATTCTCTCGGGCGATGTCGAGCGCGACGACGTCGAGTCGGCGAAACTACAGGCGTGTTCCGAGCACTCCGCGCCGAAGGTGCCGAAGAACGCGGAACTGCTCGAGTACGCCCCGAACGAGCATCGCGAGACACTCGAATCGGTCCTGCAACGAAAGCCGGTCAGGACGGCCTCGGGCGTCTCGCCCGTCGCGATCATGACCTCGCCCGAGCGCTGCCCGCACGGGAAGTGTCTGTACTGCCCCGGCGGTCCCGACTCGGAGTTCTCCTCCTCGCAAAGTTACACCGGACAGGAACCAGCGGCGGCTCGCGGGGTCCAGAACGATTACGACCCCTACGGCCAGGTCACCCTCCGCCTGGAGCAGTTACGCCAGATCGGCCACCCCGTCGACAAGGTCGAGCTCATTCTGATGGGCGGAACGATGACAGCACGGAGTCACGACTATCAGGAGTGGTTCGTCAAGCGGGCGCTCGAGGCGATGAACGACTACGACGTCGAGAAAGCGCCCGAGCCCGCCGAGGGAGTGAGCTTCGCGCAAGATCCCGACGAGTACGAGTGGCGGTACACAGAAGACGTAATCGCCGAAAACGAGACGAACGAGATCCGTAACATCGGGACCACGTTCGAGACCAAGCCCGACTGGTGCGACCCGGAGCAAATCGACCGCATGCTCGATCTCGGGGGGACGAAGGTCGAGGTGGGCGTCCAGACCACCTACGAGCGCATCAACCGCGAGATGCACCGTGGCCACGGTATTCAGGAGTCGATCGACGCCAACCGCCGACTGCGCGACGCGGCGTTCAAGGTCGGGTTCCACATGATGCCCGGCCAGCCGGGGATGAGCAAAGAGATGTGCCTCGAGGACTTCCGCGAACTCTTCGCAAACGACGACTGGAAGCCCGATTACCTGAAGATCTACCCGACGCTCGTCGTCC containing:
- a CDS encoding tRNA uridine(34) 5-carboxymethylaminomethyl modification radical SAM/GNAT enzyme Elp3: MSTETSDPTETEAFERVCETLVERILSGDVERDDVESAKLQACSEHSAPKVPKNAELLEYAPNEHRETLESVLQRKPVRTASGVSPVAIMTSPERCPHGKCLYCPGGPDSEFSSSQSYTGQEPAAARGVQNDYDPYGQVTLRLEQLRQIGHPVDKVELILMGGTMTARSHDYQEWFVKRALEAMNDYDVEKAPEPAEGVSFAQDPDEYEWRYTEDVIAENETNEIRNIGTTFETKPDWCDPEQIDRMLDLGGTKVEVGVQTTYERINREMHRGHGIQESIDANRRLRDAAFKVGFHMMPGQPGMSKEMCLEDFRELFANDDWKPDYLKIYPTLVVRGTATYDWWHRDEYDPLTNDEAADLVAEIKDMIPRYTRLQRVQRDIPADFIDAGVWKSNLRQLARQRMDEHGWSCDCIRCREVGMNDAEPETVDLDVMTYEACGGTEHFISIEDFDQDLLIGFCRLRFPNDPVRPELEDAALIRELHVYGSEVSVGSEPRSSSDAASGQGPQASDAEGGGQHQHRGYGRRLMERAEALATDAGFSKLSVISGIGAREYYREKLGYHQDGPYVSKRL